Genomic DNA from Gossypium hirsutum isolate 1008001.06 chromosome A01, Gossypium_hirsutum_v2.1, whole genome shotgun sequence:
ATTCTCCTGTTCCGGAACCCTTAGATAACAAGCCTCCAAGGCCCGAAACAAGTGGTCGTCACTTGGATCTTTCACTTCAAATACCACCTAGACCAATAGGATTTGGTAGTCATAGTGGTAAGGGTTTACTTCAGTCCCAAGGTTCCGGTAAAAGCGGTTCCTCACCGGTAAGCTTCTTACGTGGCTTAAGCTTCAAGAAAAAGGGTATCATAGCTGATGGCGAGAGAAGCTTCCTCCTCACACCTGACAACAAAACCGGTTCAGAAAGTCCGAGTATGGCTAGTTTTCCATCTCCATCTTTTTGGCAAAGATGTACATCGCTGCCTGTCACACCGGCATCAAATTTGTCCCCGTCAGTTGCCACGCCCGCTACAGAAAGAATGGCTGGAGAACGGAGTAAATTGAATGTATATATCATATACTTCTGACTATTTCCAAGTCGGTCGTATAAACACAAATTTAAAAGCATTTTGAGACGGTTATTGTAAATTTTATGCAGAAAGGAGCTAAGCTTGCTGTGGTTTCGAGGTCCCTTTCAGTTCCCGGACGAAATGTCGTTATAGTGAGATCTGCATCTTTCGATACTCGTAAAGAGCATGCCCCTACTGGGAACAGTGATGGTATGTAGTGGTTCGTACATTTGATGactaattttctatttatttatccCTATTATTAGATTTCATGTCGGACACGGATGTTGAAGTCTTGGACCAACAATGGTTAACACATAGTGACTGAACTCAGAATTTGGTTTTTTTCAAATATTGACTTCATTTATTGTTGGTTTATTCATCTCGAGTTTTAAGATTGGTTTGCTGTTCCTATGGGATGTGCAGATATTAATCCCGTTACTGCAGAAAGTGATGACGAGGAGATTCCCGAAGAGGAAGCCGTGTGCAGAATCTGTTTCGACGAATGTGATGAGAGGAATACGCTTAAAATGGAATGCAGCTGCAAAGGTGCCCTACAACTTGTGCACGAGGCGTGCGCTATAAAATGGTTTAGTGTGAAAGGAAACAAAAACTGCGACGTATGTGGACAAGAAGTGAGGAACTTACCCGTAACTTTGTTGCGGGTGCCTACTACGGCTCGAAGGAGTAATAGACAGAACATCGATCCACAAAGATTACCATCAGAAACTGTGAGGTAGTATCAGCTAGTTAATCTAATTAtgatataacattaataattatCTATGTTACTTGAACTCGGATATGGTTATATGTCCGACatgtatatgttttatttttttcccaaagtttttacatatatttggaAGCTCCCCATATCCATATCTTGTCGAATATGGCTATTGGACACGAGTACTTCTAGCAAAATTAGCAGTCGGAGCAACATAAATAATTATTCTACAGCATAATACTTTCTTGAGAACTAACTGTTCTTCTCATATACGTACTTCAAAATGCAGTGTCTGGCAGGATTTCGTGGTTCTCATGTTAATTAGCACGATATGCTATTTCTTCTTCCTCGAGCAACTACTGGTAGGCTGTTTTACCTATATCAGTAACTGAAAACTGGAATCTGATCTTTTTCATTTTGCGGAATTGAATGTTACCCAAGTCCCTGAAATCATTTAGTTACAGTTAAAATATGCAATAGATCCCTGTACTCCacataaatttggaatttagtttctggacttttattttcaggaatttagtctctttatttttcagattttaaaaatcAGGTCCACTTGTTagctattattttttttgttaaatttgttggtttgacattttgaaataaaaaaatactcatttgatAGCAACGTAACAAAAAAATGAcgttctaatgaagttgaatttaacaaaataattttaacatgtTAAACcgttggacttgaattttgaaatctgaaggTGGaaagactaaattcttgaaaataaaagtacaggtactaaatttcaaaaattatgtaGAGTACAAgaacttatggcatattttaacctttagtTACTCAACATTATGTTACTCGGACTTGGTTATGTTGCATATGAATACATGTTCAACATGTATATAGTTATTTCTTTCAAAAGGATTTTTCATGTCTTTGAAGGGTCCTTGAAATCCTCAATACTCATATACGAATGAGTTTGATTTTGGTATCGGACACGAGTACTTCAAGCAAAAGAATAAAAAGTCGGAGCAATATAGGGCTAGCATGTGGCTAAAAGAAACATTTTAGCATTATTTAATTGGATTTGAGTTGTCTAGATACAACTAGTTTGCCATTCGAGTTTCAGCACATTATATGTTGAATTCCTCTGACATCCCTAACTATACTTGTAAACTTATATATGTTGCTAAGACTCAGATATGAGTCTCAAATACGGGTATGTTGGAACACAGGTAAGTTTTTTAAGGTTCTTTGGAGAGTTTGTCAAACAcaggtacttcaagaaaaatgaaaaaatcgaAGCAAAATTGCTTATATTTTTCATCATTGGCTTGATAATGTTGAATTCAT
This window encodes:
- the LOC121232280 gene encoding uncharacterized protein — protein: MQATEAVSNGVSNGSSQANSPVPEPLDNKPPRPETSGRHLDLSLQIPPRPIGFGSHSGKGLLQSQGSGKSGSSPVSFLRGLSFKKKGIIADGERSFLLTPDNKTGSESPSMASFPSPSFWQRCTSLPVTPASNLSPSVATPATERMAGERSKLNKGAKLAVVSRSLSVPGRNVVIVRSASFDTRKEHAPTGNSDDINPVTAESDDEEIPEEEAVCRICFDECDERNTLKMECSCKGALQLVHEACAIKWFSVKGNKNCDVCGQEVRNLPVTLLRVPTTARRSNRQNIDPQRLPSETVSVWQDFVVLMLISTICYFFFLEQLLIREMKTQAVVIAAPFAFALGLLGSIFAVILAIKEYIWTFAAFEFALVAVIVHVFYTVVHMKAVFSILLSGTISFGTAMALNSLYIRCFGWRVQVAGNSNPV